The Enterobacter asburiae sequence GCCCTGGCTGCTGGAGGCATGAATAAACTGGCTGTTACCAATATAAACACCGACGTGCTTGCGGTTCGGGCCCGTCTGGAAGAAGACTAAATCTCCCGCTTTCAGACGGTATTGCTCCACCTGCACACCGCGATGGATCTGCTCGCTCGTCGTGCGCGGTAAGTGAAGATTCGCCGCATCGCTGAACAGATGCTGCATGAGCGCGGAGCAATCCACCCCGCGGTGCGTGGTGCCGCCCCACTGATAGTGGGTCCCTTTCCATTTCTGGTATTGATCCAGAATCCGGGAGCGGAGTGGGCCCGTCTCCTGGTGAAGCAGGGCCGACTTCACCGGCGATTCCGCAAAGCCACTCTTCACCGAGATCATGGAGGCGGGCAGCTGAAAACTCAGTGCGGAAAACGAAGCAAAACTTAACGTGAGGATTGAAATAAGCGATCTGAATGTCATATCTGAACAGGAGCTAAGAGTGAATTTTTCCTTACCTGTGGGGGCCAACGTTCCCCCTAAATA is a genomic window containing:
- a CDS encoding glycoside hydrolase, with product MTFRSLISILTLSFASFSALSFQLPASMISVKSGFAESPVKSALLHQETGPLRSRILDQYQKWKGTHYQWGGTTHRGVDCSALMQHLFSDAANLHLPRTTSEQIHRGVQVEQYRLKAGDLVFFQTGPNRKHVGVYIGNSQFIHASSSQGVTVSTLTDGYWQDRYITARRVAGSAA